One Fragaria vesca subsp. vesca unplaced genomic scaffold, FraVesHawaii_1.0 scf0513139, whole genome shotgun sequence DNA window includes the following coding sequences:
- the LOC101306588 gene encoding AP2/ERF and B3 domain-containing transcription factor At1g50680-like — protein MALEMQEDLSSTVSNAGTSATTRSSKRRTYQAEASVSSITAGFLVQERKRLSHGSSNQLSANTNYKGVVQQPNGRWGAQIYANHNRVWLGTFDSDIKAAMAYDSAAIKLHNGECQRNFAWTNTIIQERHFQNLYSQEAVLNMIKDGSYQARFVEFLVACQAAEVMSGSNSARVQQSMRDIFPKQLFQKELTPSDVGKLNRLVIPKNYATKFFPRIDESMQGGLDENNPAPDVQLSFYDENMRGPWKFRYCYWKSSQSFVFTRGWNRFVKNSKLKANDTIRFYECHIEEGDNKDPKSFYMIKIDRAEDSDNVNIVENASQSVSPALTFLHAKKLGEEKDDISTQTAEVIDEIPQVNGDNQTVKLFGVVIS, from the coding sequence ATGGCTTTAGAAATGCAAGAGGATTTATCAAGCACGGTCTCAAACGCAGGAACAAGTGCAACAACAAGGTCATCGAAGAGGAGGACATATCAAGCAGAAGCTTCTGTTTCAAGCATCACTGCAGGTTTCTTGGTTCAAGAGCGTAAGCGCTTGAGTCATGGGAGCAGCAATCAGCTGTCTGCGAATACCAATTATAAAGGAGTTGTGCAGCAGCCAAATGGCCGTTGGGGAGCTCAGATCTATGCCAATCACAATAGGGTTTGGCTTGGAACATTTGATTCCGATATTAAGGCAGCCATGGCTTATGATAGTGCTGCAATCAAGCTTCATAACGGAGAGTGCCAAAGGAACTTTGCGTGGACAAATACAATTATTCAAGAACGACACTTTCAGAATCTCTATAGCCAAGAAGCCGTGCTCAACATGATTAAGGACGGGTCATACCAGGCTAGGTTTGTTGAATTTCTCGTGGCTTGCCAGGCAGCAGAAGTAATGTCCGGGTCGAACTCAGCTAGGGTGCAACAAAGCATGAGAGATATCTTTCCCAAACAACTCTTCCAAAAAGAATTGACGCCAAGTGATGTTGGTAAGCTGAACAGACTAGTCATACCGAAAAATTACGCAACTAAATTTTTCCCTCGTATTGATGAATCCATGCAGGGAGGGTTGGATGAAAACAACCCTGCGCCTGATGTACAGCTCTCATTTTATGATGAAAACATGAGGGGGCCATGGAAGTTTAGGTACTGTTATTGGAAGAGCAGCCAAAGCTTTGTGTTCACCCGAGGCTGGAATCGATTTGTAAAGAACAGCAAATTGAAAGCCAATGACACTATCAGATTCTATGAGTGCCATATTGAGGAAGGAGATAATAAGGACCCCAAGTCATTCTACATGATCAAAATCGACCGGGCTGAAGATTCTGATAATGTCAATATTGTTGAAAATGCTAGCCAATCTGTTTCCCCCGCCCTTACCTTCTTGCATGCCAAGAAACTTGGAGAGGAGAAAGATGACATAAGTACACAAACTGCAGAAGTTATTGATGAAATCCCACAAGTTAATGGTGACAATCAAACAGTTAAGCTCTTCGGTGTTGTTATCAGCTAA
- the LOC101306878 gene encoding RING-H2 finger protein ATL65-like produces the protein MPPAASPSPSPAPSSTFSTTPTLLHASSSSPPSKLPIDFSPPLIAMVVVVATAFLIVTYSRLLSRHVIPPLIRFSRHWRRRRRRSYLPSSIGDLDSPPYDSSSFDAFHVFSPYGLDESVIKTIPLSLYTAKTGLRSKDCAVCLIEFEDDEYVRTLPVCSHAFHVDCIDMWLRSHANCPLCRAGIFRPESPFIPLMAARIRPSLDDALLRTMALEPLAETPPRESVTAEITPCAEEQSPRRTFSYWEDRLNGGDFVLKRSHSFGFERSSASERMMVTEPTTASPWRYRRGGSFWSKRPSPFGSLTKPRVFSFRSHRGMNMKSPFFRRKGFFPLSESSARFSTGGGSSRRTKSMTSPMFMRSSALTAAAFSSSRLRCGDPEALLSPERFNRR, from the coding sequence ATGCCTCCCGCCGCTTCCCCATCCCCTTCCCCTGCACCCTCCTCAACATTCTCCACCACCCCAACTCTCCTCCATGCATCCTCCTCATCTCCGCCCTCTAAGCTCCCCATCGACTTCTCCCCTCCCCTCATCGCCATGGTTGTCGTCGTCGCCACCGCTTTCTTAATCGTCACCTACTCCCGCCTCCTATCCCGCCACGTCATCCCCCCGCTCATCCGATTCTCCCGCCActggcgccgccgccgccgccgctccTACCTCCCCTCCTCCATCGGCGACCTCGACTCCCCGCCCTACGACTCCTCCTCCTTCGACGCCTTCCACGTCTTCTCCCCCTACGGCCTCGACGAGTCGGTCATTAAGACCATCCCGCTCTCCCTCTACACCGCCAAGACCGGCCTCCGGAGCAAAGACTGCGCCGTCTGCTTGATCGAGTTCGAAGACGACGAGTACGTTAGGACTCTTCCGGTTTGTTCGCACGCTTTTCACGTCGACTGCATCGACATGTGGCTCAGGTCCCACGCCAACTGTCCCCTCTGCCGCGCCGGAATATTCCGCCCGGAGTCTCCCTTCATTCCTTTAATGGCCGCCAGAATCCGGCCGAGCCTCGACGACGCGCTTCTCCGCACCATGGCGCTGGAGCCGCTCGCGGAAACTCCGCCGCGGGAGTCGGTCACGGCGGAGATCACTCCCTGCGCGGAGGAGCAGTCGCCGCGGAGGACGTTCAGTTACTGGGAGGACCGACTCAACGGCGGAGATTTCGTTCTCAAGCGGTCGCATTCGTTCGGATTCGAGCGGAGCTCCGCTTCGGAACGGATGATGGTGACGGAGCCGACGACGGCGTCGCCGTGGCGGTACAGGAGAGGCGGGAGCTTCTGGAGCAAGCGGCCGTCGCCGTTCGGGTCGCTGACGAAGCCACGTGTCTTCTCGTTCCGGTCCCACCGAGGCATGAACATGAAGTCGCCGTTCTTCCGGCGAAAGGGGTTCTTCCCGCTGTCGGAGTCAAGCGCGAGATTCTCCACCGGCGGGGGATCTTCCCGGCGGACGAAGTCGATGACGAGCCCGATGTTCATGAGGTCGTCGGCGTTGACCGCGGCGGCTTTCTCGTCAAGCCGGCTGAGGTGCGGCGACCCCGAGGCGCTGCTGTCGCCGGAGCGGTTTAACAGAAGATAG